Within the Camelus dromedarius isolate mCamDro1 chromosome 2, mCamDro1.pat, whole genome shotgun sequence genome, the region GCAAATTAACTTCTTTTTGTAGTCAAGTCTCAAAATGAACTCTTGTCGGTGTCCTCTGTGGTCTCCGGCACTGAGTTCCCCTGTTCCCTGTGAGGATGCCGCCTCCCTCTTTGTATTGAACAATTGTACATCGATGGGAACAAGAGTGACTATCAAAGCAAACAAATGCATGGAATTAAACAAAAAGTGTACTTCACTGTTTTCTGTCCTGTCTTTTCCTTAGGGTACTGTTAGCAATATGATcaaacacacaccacacagaaCATTTATATCCATTTATTTGGGAAATTGCTTTGCCTATAAACTCACAACTGATAAGGCACATTGTTGCAAAATCATGGGGGAAGAGGGAGCGACACAAATCCAAGGATCCCAATAAAGGGCAACGGGCACACACTATCAATAGTGTAGAAACCTTCCTTGTttctgcccttccctcctcctacTTGAGAAGACAAAGAGCCACGGATTTCCAACTCCCATTGGCCGCCTCCTCTCACCCACTCCTGttatcaggctttttttttttttaaagcaacacatGCTTAAAAATGAAGTCCTTGTTGTGTGTTATGGATTATACTGTGTCCAAAAAATACTGCTTGGGAATTCATTCTTCCTACTGAACAGGAATATTCCCAAGAATTCATGTAGAACAACTGGTCCACATTAAAGCCCTGGCAAGATTCTTGGCCAAGTCAAATCAGTCAAACCAGCAGATGGTGCCCAAGGGCAACAGTTCTGGAAAGAAATGATGAGTTACTCCTGTTGAGTACAGGATCCCAGAGCTGCTCAGTTTAGGTGTCAGGGTCCTTCTGTCCTTGGAAGTGTTAACCCAGGTCTGTGCCAGTTCAATACGACAGCCATAGAGGAAGCAATGACAGCTATAGATAATTAAAATACAACACAACAAAGTAATCCAAAACCAAGTTTTCCCCTttgaattaaaagataaaatagaattaGCCCTCAGTTACCCTTAGCAAATGACAacatacaaacaacaacaaaaaaattcagagaatatATGGGCTGATGCTCAAGTGTACTGAATCCATTCTCCCAGCAGGACAGAGGAGGGACTCCCACAAAGGACAGACCAGAAAATGTACTGATGGTCATTTGATTCAGGTGAGTCAAGGGCTCTGCCCATCCAGATGCGTAAGAACTTCTCCAGAACTATTCATAACGTAGAGTTTACTCCATTCATATGTAATAGTCTGTTAGCAATCCAGCTTAAGTGTCAGGACATGCAGCCAAGAGGAGATTTGACTTATGTGGTAACATCACTGCATCCGAACACAAAGAGCATCACAGAAATCACTGTGCTTTTGAGCTGTACATGGACGTTCTATGCAGTCATCAGCTCCTTTCCCTTGATTTATGGCAGAGGTAGGTCATCAGAAAAAAAGTACAGAAGAAACACTTCTCAGGAGACTAACAAGATGAAGAGTGGTGTCAGTGAGGTGGGTTTACAGGTCATTATCTAAACTAAGCATGTCCACAGGGGACTTCAAAGGATACCACCTGTCACAACGGCCTATCACTGTACAAAAGAGGCACTCTGGACAAGGGCCACCAGCATCCTCTCCTGAGGCGGCTCAGCGCTGGACAAGAGGCACATACAACAGACCACCCTGAATTCCTTGTCATTCAATGAAATAACAGGACTTGCTAGCAGGCCATCCGTTTTGCAGAGCAAGCATCCTGCTAAACCAGGGCTTGTGTGAGCACCTGATATAATTCACCTCCTAGAGCAGGGTGTCCTTTGTGGCAAGAGAGTGCACACAGACGAACGGTGTCCCAATCAGCTATtgacaataatttaaaaacaatgaggGGGGCTTCAAAGGACCACAACCATTACACAAACAAACTAGGGAGTCCAGGGACACAGCAACCAAAGGACCCAGGTCACGTGTCCTTTCTACTATTTAGATGATTAGCGTTGCGTGCGTCATTCAAATGCAGGTCTTTCTGACTAAACTTTTTAATGAGGGTTCCAGGAACTAAGGCCACCAGGGCAATGGCCAACAGCTTAAAGGCAGTTGTCCAGGAGAAAAGAGCATCCAGAGAGGTAAGGGTTGACAGGATGGAGCCTGTCTGCACACAGATGAAATTATACGGGATCAAGCctggaagaagaaaagggaaagagccTGTTACTGGGGTAGGAAGATGAAAAACAGTCCTTCAGAAATGTCACCAGTAATTCACAACTGTGGCTCCAGTTTTGTGCTGTCTCTGCCCAACTCCTGACCCCAAAACACATcacctctttcccttcttttccacTCTTTCCCGTCCTTTCCCTGCTTCCCACATGCATCTGCCTTGTTCAACAAAAGGACTTGAGATGgtttacaaaaatacatatacttcagtaagatttttaaatttttaaataagaaaaaaacaaaatgactgAGGAATAAAACATAAGTGAAGAATAATCAGTAGTTTATGCAAAAATgcataaaattcactcatttgcCAGAGGTGTCCCCAGATTTGGTTCTGAGCACCCAACAGCCAAAGCAAAGAGAGGTGGCAGCGTTATGAGAGTCACAGTGTGCCTAAGACAGCAGCAAGTTTCCTACAAGTCATAGGACTATTCACGTTCTGTACTGTCTCTCAGACGTCATCATGTGCACTGGATCCCAAAAGACTGCCTGGTAGCTGGAGAGGCTGGTTGTATAACAACCCCCCAGTGAAGCTGTTAAAAACACACCCTCAGGCTTCACCCCAGAGATTCTGCTTTGGGTCTGGGGCAGAACCCAGGAACCTGCATTCTAACAGCCTCTCCCGACCCTCACTCCCAAGATTCTGATTGGTTTGGGACCCCCTGATAATCCCTTCCTCTTCTCTAGTAGATGAGGCCTCAAGATCATAGactcctcaaggtcacacagcttgtcagAGGGGGAGCTAGAATCCTGGTCTCCAAGACTTTCTAAACCTCGTGCCACCCAGGCAATTACAGGCTGCCGACGGAGGTACTGAGGCTCTTTGCCTGAAAGCCGATCTGACCAGAACTGGCTGCGGTAGACTTTGCCTCCATTTACGATTTCAACTTCTCTCAAGAATTCCCTATTAATAGCATCTGCTCAACCACAGGTTTGTTATGTTTGACCCAGACGCCCTGAGTCGTCTTCCCCTCCATGTTCCAAAGCAGGCTTAAGAGACGCAGTCCTTGCCTTAGACTAAGGATGGTTTACTTCCAGTGTGGAGAAAGTAACAGTCACTGATTTTACAAGATGTGAGCATTTACCATTCAGATAAAGGTGGTCCAAAGCTCACACTTAGAGAAACACTGCTCTAGTCCTAGCCCCTTATCCGGCCACGCGGCCCACTGAGGGTGAGGAGCTTGCTGAAGGTCACGTGGTTGTCAAGAGGCAAGAGGGAACCTCACAAGCACCAGCTCCTCCTAAGGCAGATCTTGATCAAGACAGGGGCCGAAGCCAGACAGGAAGCCCCTTGCTCTGCCCCGTTCCCTGCCTCCACCCTTTCTTCCGCCCACAAACCCTCACTCCAACTCCGCTCTTCCTGCAGGCATTGACTGAGCCCTGACTATGGCCAAGTCACGTGTTTTACACGGATGACTCTTCCAACCCGAGTGCCTGGCATGGTGCTGGACCCACAACAGACGCTAGGAACAGTTGTGGAATGAATAATCCTTGTTTTTTCCTAAAGTATTTTTATGGGTTTTCATGTTCAAGCCCGAGCGGATTTGGGAGCAGGAACAATTCCTAGGCCTGGCGATGCTCTTCGTGAGCCTGTGCTCGCAGCGGCAGGCACGTGCCCCTGACACCCGCGAGACTTACACTCACCCATGTCTTACCGATAAGAACAGAGAAGAAGAATTGCAGGATGGGGATGTTCAGAATTGGGGCCGAGAGGTTCAAAAACCAGTTTGGCGTCATGGGGAAAAGTCTCAAAAAgagtaagaagaaaaacaagcCGTTTCGGTTCTCCTCCACCTGCAGCCAAAGACGACAAGGTCATTAAGAAGCAGGAAGAAATCTCCAGGTATTGAAACTATGTAGATGCCGGGCACTGTGCTACAATAATGTACATATTCTGCAAATTCCAGCGCAGacattgttttcctcattttaaaaatggaggtgcctgaggctcagagaagtcaggaATTTGCCCAAGGGCACAGATGGACCAGGACTGATCTCAGGTCTGTTCCTCCTGGAGACATCAAAAGGACCCCTAGGACCTCCCAAGGCAGGGCCGAGGAGCATTGTGGGAAATCCCTGCTCCTCACTCCCCTCAGGGCCTTGCGGTGACCGTCTGGGGGGCTAGCACTCGGACGTGCCCTATAGCCTTACCTTCCTCTGCAGCAGGGCCACTTTGTCAGGAAAGTAGGAGACCACCAGCTGTTTGCCAAAAACACTGGAGAGCAGGTAGCAGCATGTGGCACCCACCGAGGCCAGCACACAGCACAGCAGAAGCCCCAGCCACGGCCCAAACAAAGCGCCGGCTAAAACATTCTGCAAGGAAAACAAACCCTCAGCCGTAAGAATATCTGGCAGCTCCCAGGCCCCTCATCCTGGAGCCCAAGAGTCCTAGGTTCCCTCCTCCTTTGGTAATCTTCCCAGACAAAACCCAACTCCCATCCTAAAG harbors:
- the TMEM41A gene encoding transmembrane protein 41A — translated: MRPLVGLLLVFVGCTFALYLLSTRLPRGRTPGSAEEAGDRSLWFPSDVAELRELSEILREYRKEHQAYVFLLFCSAYLYKQSFAIPGSSFLNVLAGALFGPWLGLLLCCVLASVGATCCYLLSSVFGKQLVVSYFPDKVALLQRKVEENRNGLFFFLLFLRLFPMTPNWFLNLSAPILNIPILQFFFSVLIGLIPYNFICVQTGSILSTLTSLDALFSWTTAFKLLAIALVALVPGTLIKKFSQKDLHLNDARNANHLNSRKDT